The sequence below is a genomic window from Pecten maximus chromosome 14, xPecMax1.1, whole genome shotgun sequence.
ATGAAAGGGAGGACGTTccttttgttatatatgactgTTCCAGTGAAAGTTTCGAAAGTTCCATCATGTGGGTCATTGTGGAAGCAGACATAATATCATGTACCACTAATAAGCAAGATAGAAGGAATCTACAATAAATATGCAGAATCGCAAAATATCCAGACGACTGAATTATTTTTCATCGTATATCGGTCCTTTTGCTTACGTTTAAGCAACAAAACAAACTATACTTATATAACTCCGACAGGCTCCCGTTCTCGGAGGAACCTGCAAAGTCTGTCAAGATCCATCAGCATGAATCCCAATAGTCCGATAACAATTATGCTGATCATAAGCAGCCCCATGGCTTTACTGCTTCCTCTGGGGTCAGACGCGGAAACGAGACTTCTCTTGTATCTGGACGTCTCTTTTTTATTTCGTCTAAGTTGAATATTAAGGTCTTGAAGGATCTTTGCCAATTCTTCTGGAGGAGGAGGCGATGGGAAAGATGGTGTGACATTTGTAGCAGTTGGCACGGGACATGAGCACTGAGTTGGGGGTACTGTGGGTGCTGCTTCTGTAGGACCTGCTTCTGAAGAGAATAACGatacaattatttaaatttgtaaaaaaaaaaaaggcaaatgCAATGAATGAACAACGTGGGTAAAATGCTCTGCATAATAAAATTTCGAAGTACGCAATAAGAGCGGTTTCGTTTGTTTTAACATTGGTTAACATCCTATCAAGaactatggtcatttaaggacggcctcccctgtgtgccctggctgttaataggatgttaatggggaacaaaataacaaaaccacTGTGTACGAGATGCATACGTTCGGTGAACGCATGTGCTTTTGAGAGTCTGCTGAGAAATGTCCACGATATGaatatatttagttatatgTTAAATAGttattacaataatgtatcACATTCTCAGTGGCCTAAAACATATTTCTCAACTGTACATGTTTTAAAACGACATCTTCAAATACTTTGTTAGTCCCTATATCATCATAGATGTTGAGTGGCCACTAAGTCTCTCATTAATCaatcaatatcattatattcGTGTTTCCATTATAGATACTACCTGATGAACAGTTCgttgtttgattattttctcCCATGCATTCGATTCCTGTACCGTAAGGAGCGGGGTTATTACAAGTCCTTTGTCGTATGCGTACGCATTCTGTCCAAGAGCCCCAAGTAGCCCAAATTCCATCCGTACTTCCTATCAATATAGATAAGCATGgctgtataatatttaatatacaattatcatAATGCTTTGTTCTTACTTCCAAACATTACCCGATAAAAACACAATAGCATACTCAGCAGCTTTTtatgatgtatataatatataattataatatataatcatgtTTTATAACTCGTCTTGCGTCTTTTAAAATTGGAATATGTTGCCCTCTTTCGACGTCGATATCATGTGAGGGGTTGGGGGTCTTAGGCTACTGTACACAGATATGACATTTCATCATGATAACACTATATCGAAGGTCAGTCAGTTTTGTGTTATCACAAATTTTGTTAACTACTCGGACAGGAGAGAAAATCATTACAGACGGAAAGAGAAGGCAGTAAAGAAAAAAACCGGCAAAAATATGTTACATGAATTTGAGATACGACAGATATTTTCTCACTTCTGCACAAGCTACACTGTCAATTGATCCCATTGGTTCGTTGATACAGTCTTCTTAGCTGTCGCAACGGCGCATTAATAATCTGTCTGTCTGAAACCTTGTTCATATTATTTAAAAGTGTTCGACACTTACCCGGACAAGAAGTATTGTTTTGGCAACTCTCGGTATCTCGATAATTTCCATCACATGGTATGCCACCGTGCTGTGGGAATGGGTCGGAACATGATCTTGACCTTGTGTGTGTTCCAGTGATTATGAGGTCACTTCCTGTATATGGGTTACAAGTCATCGAACAATGATTCCACGGTTCCCAGTTTGACCATTTTCCATCAACTGCAGGATAAAACAAGTTTCTGTTTTATAAAGAATTAATGAAAAAGGTATAATTTTAAACTGTAATTTGAGATGACTGGTTAAATGGTCTTTGGTTGTGTTATGTTATCAGCATTGATTTCTATTTGCAGAGTATCGAAGAGGTATCACTCACGAAAATAAGCAGAATATACCGGACATTCTTCAAAGAGAACTGTATTGTTATcggatttcttttttttttggtatcGTTTAACGTCATATCATATATTATTCTATTGACTTCTAGTCATTTCAGGCCGGCCTCCCTAGCGTATCTTTTTCTCCTCGTGGCAGAGCGAACCTGATTTCGACTTTATGGTGGTACCTGACTGAAGCATGCTGCTGaggacatccagcaggacacttcagccggtcacattatactgacaactggcgAACTAGTCGTCCCACGCTATAAAATGCTGAGGATAAGCAGTGGTAGCAACTCCCTAATTGTAAACTCTTATACGAATTATGTCTGGGCCAGGAAccagaacccaaagtcttcgTGACAAACGCGAAAGTTCGGCTAAATGCCAAATCAGAGACAATGTAATGAGAGATATTAGGAAGAAGTTGTTAAGGAAGAAAATATAATCCAAATTCAGTCGTCTCTCAAGGTCATACAATGGCATGTAGAATTATTACGCCCTGTCAGCAGGGCATAACAATGTACGCCATGTCTGCAGGGCATAACAATGTTGTAGGTATTTCGGGTCTTCTAAGTTAATGTTAACATCGCAGCCAGTGCTGACGTGAATGATGGATGACTCGAAATGCATGACGATAATAATTAAAAAGTTAGCCTATTACATGAACTAAtcaatttgttaatttaaaagcTACTCATGAAATTGCTTCTTTCGATAAGCAGTAAGATACAACAGGTTTATTATTCTATTGACCTTAAAGTATTGTATGCGTATTGGACAGCATCGGTATATTCGTATTTGTTTGCTTAAGATATTGCAGAATATGCTCGTGTAAAGTGTAATCACATGCAATCAAGATTtagaacaaaaaataaataaaagaggATGTGAAAACAATTTGTTGGTATGGTTTACCATTAGATCATACCTCCAAATAAAAGAAATCAACGACTGCTTAAAGGTCCTGATACACGAATCCTTAACAAGCTTACTTGGACATGAGCACGTGTCGGATTCCTCAGATAGGTCATCTGCTGGACACTCCAAGCCACCAAACGCTGGACTCGGATTGGTACAGGTGCGGACTCTGGTAAGTGAACCAATGGTTGGAGTAAATGACGAAACGCATCCTGTGCAGTCACTCCATGGACTCCAGTCAGACCAGCTTCCGTTAACAGCTGTAAAAAATGGCACAATTAGACCTAAAATTATCTGTTTCCGTTAGTCATAATAAGACCTATGTTTTTGTGTCAAACCTGATTTTAGTCAAGATTCCTACATGAATTATTAACCTTTGTTTTTGTGTCAAACCTGATTTTAGACAAGATTCCTACATGAATTATTAACCTATGTTTTTATGTCAAACCTGATTTTAGACAAGATTCCTACATGAATTATTAACCTATGTTTTTGTGTCAAACGTTTTTGTGTCAAACCTGATTTTAGTCAAGATTCCTACATGTATTATTTCAAGCCtttatacaattgtatgtatGGTGACATTTTgtatagggaccaaccaaccaattgtttttccatagactttagtgttaacgttttggagtatatcattcaaattcttgaattcaatttggcaattatggtttataacaaaagtttagggtctcgtataacacttaataaaaaaaagttgggcCCTTCAGctcactgccctgcaggtagggcgtaagaattgtacctgctgcccccattgcatgatcgtaagaggcgactaaatttgggatcttatattttctcttctttcttaacaactttcttcttcctaatgtctcccttgacaatgcctcacatttggcctttagttgagcgttcgcccctgtgaggaaggctttgggttctgtcccctagcccagacataccaaagtctttaaaaatggtagttgctgctcctgcttagcgctcagcatattaggagtgggacgactggttcgcccgttgtcagtataatgtgaccgggtggggtgtgctgctgggtcttcggcagtatgcttcagtgaggtagcactataaatcggcaaaagttccggcctatcataaggagacttaacacgaatataccgcagcctcccaaaacacacatacgcactcaacacacgcatgcatgtcgcacgcacgggaggccgtccttaaatgaccttagctgttaataggacgttaaacaaaataaaccaaaccaaaccttcagctcaaattttttccagggtagccattttgaaaatgggtgaatttcgcagtaaaaattctgaaaagtctgaaatgtttacctgctATTTATTATGACCTGAACCTTTGGGAAAAAATtaaatcggacttacgaaatttatatcagcATATCTTATGGACAGTTACCTATCAGGccacatatctattttgttacttcataacatactggccaatcagtggctgccagacattttattcCTGGCTCAACATTCTATACtcaggggatgtttcaaaaatctattttttcaattggttggttgttccctataccTGTGCAGTTGACTCGTTTTATTCCAAGTATTTGgcatttatttatctattgtaATGTCGTACAATGTTCTTTAGCAAAAACCTGCTCAATTTGCCCTTGACCTgtgttttaaattttacttgaccttaggTCAGTTGACTCTTTTATTCTGACCAACTTAGCTTCATAATGTCTTACAAAAGACACAGAATTAGACCCTGACCTTGGCATTTGACTGCGACTTTTGGTCAGTTCACTTGTTTAATTCTAACCAAatgtttatatgaaatttgttccccttcacccaagacTGCTTTAGACCGAATCCTTTTATTCATTTCTACCGAGGCcgatttaaagaatttgctataatGTCCTCTAATGGACCACGAGGGGCCAGACCCAACGTTTAAGACAAATTGGCTCCCTTTTGCTGAAGGATGTTTTAGACCAAATTTGGTCGTTCACGACAAGTACCACTTTCGAGGAAAAGgtgacggacgacagacgccgcGCTACGTTATAAGCTAACCAGTCCTTCGGACCATATGAACTTTATGTTACGAGAGCACCGCGGGGCAGAATACCATAGGTCCGTCGAATGCAATATAATAGTATACACTATCTtgcattaaaaaatatttgcattacCTTAAATAGTGGCTAATTTGAGGAAAACAGGTAATAAAACGTCTCCAACTTATTAAATACAACTCGCCGTGATAATAAATGCTAacaaatatcaaagaaaatggAAGAATTGTAGTAGAAATTAAGAAATCGCAAGAACTTctgtaaaattatttaaatataactTTATCATGACTACAATGCAGTCCAAGTCCCAAAGCAATCGGTCGAAAATGTAGCTCTCCCGATAAAAGTCAAGTACTGAAATGAACATAGGGCATAAGCTTTTGCaaaaaatatcatatcaaaagTACTTTCAGAAAACACCTTCTGATTATAAAAGCAAAGAAATCGGCCAAACATGTAGAAGACCAGcgaacaaaaaaataaattctaaaCTTAGCAAGCAACAAAGTGGGCTGATGCCGTTTGTTCGTGTCAGTCTCCTGGTGACAGCACAAAACTGAAGCCGACTTTATAGTTCAACAAATGGTATGTATTCTTTGCATAACAGCAACAAACATATACTATCAATAGAATAATGTTTCGGTTAGATATTATAACATAAGCATATCGAATACACATTTGATATTTCCTagtataataaaatgttttaaacgtTACTAGCACGCCCTATTGTCATTGTCAACGCATcattgagaaaaaaacaaacaaaaaggaaaaaactcaataatttattttttttttccattgaagttttattttctgGAAACTTCTATGAGTATTCAATCATTGAATGTACCGATATTCCCGATACAATTATTACCACAACTTACGTGGACACCTATCAGGCGTGCATGTCAAATACTCTTCACCATTTCCCGAGCAAGTTTTCCCGTCGTATTTAGGAGTAGGTTCAGAGCAAGTTCTGATTCGGACTGATTGGCCGGATGGATTGATATCTGATGTACAGGTGATGCTGCATGTTCCCCATCCTGACCAAGATGCCCAATTACCATCGACTGTAGGCCAAAACATCCAATTTAGCAATGTGAAATATCGGATATTTAGATAGCAAGCGTCAATAAACATACCGACATAATAATGACaacataattctaactcaatatCGAGATGTATGTGTCTCGtgaatttgtgttttatttgactATGGTATGATTATTTTATCTTGTAAAAGCGCTTGGGACTGATTCcgattttatagtgctaccttgctgaatatttttttgcaaaaacTGTCGAATCAAAATGCTTCTCAGGAAATACAACTTTTTATCTtgattataaagcctacaaTGCTTCAGAATAATCTGTTAAATATGTAAGAAATCTCCGGACAAGttatcaaatactgaaataaacaaaaacaaacaaaacaacaacaacaaaaaacaacaaaacacaataaaaaaacaattagcTAAAATAGTCGAATCAAAACGCCTTTCATgaaaacacatacatattatgataatgaaatatcacatgATTCAAAGAGATCGGTTGATAAATGTAGGAGGTGATCTTCGGACAAAGACATGTTTGCGCTGCACGGACAACGCCATACCATAATACGTCATTCAGATTTGACGGGCGTATGGCAAATAAAGCATGATATACTTACTGGGGGATGTCGGTACAGCACAGTCCTCATCTATTTCTCCATCTCCATCGTCATCTGATATTCAAAATCGTTAAACCGAacgtaaatacatatataaaggaTTCATAATTAGAGATGTTTCAGTATCAGAAAGAATAATTAGCTTCGCAGTCGAGTGTTTGTTCCGTGATACCTGTGTATTCATGAATATGTGATACACACACATGCATTGATGATCATGTACAGTGAATAGAAAAATACTCTATAATTAGCTTGCTACTTTTTCTAATAACAGGATATATCCATAAAGATAGGTGTATAGTCATAAATAAGTACAAAGGGCATACCTAAAGCGTTTGGCAGCTCCTCGTCGATAAACCCGTCACAGTCATTGTCTACTACGTCACCAGCAATCGTGGTACTGCGGCTGCAGGGCTGATTAAATAATAGTAAGAAAAGAGGAAAGAGTAAAACAAAAATGCCGAATTTGGAATTCAGGTAGCCATAATCGGTACAGTGAAGCCTGACGTTATCGACACATTATGTAACCGGGTCTGTGAAGTCAGTGTTGGCAATGACGTATGACGGATGAAAATAGAATAATACAAAAAGGATGTACTCacaatgtatttcattaaatattcgTAACAAAAAGATCTTTTCGTTAAACCCCCCTTAAGAAATGGAAAatagatatatgtgtataaatttcttttacaTGAAGTGCGATGTTTAGGGTTTTAAccatttgtttccatggttacaggtttggatttgatttttattgtttaacgtcctgtcaggagccatggtcatttaaggatggcctcccctgtgtgcttACATGTACTTTACACCGTCCTTATCatagtctataaaaatggtagtgaGTACTCCTGCTTATCAGGATTAAGGGAaagggacgactggttcgcctggtgtcagtataaagtgATCGGGTGAGGTTCCCTGCTGGGTGTCGTCGGCAGCATGCTCCAGTGAGGGAGCACTATAAAGTTGTTATCTTTTCCGCGCTATCACTAGTAGACAAATACTAAAATACCACAGTCTCCCGAAACACACACAAGATCAGTACACGAATGCAAATTGCGCATAAGGGAAACCACCCTTTAGTGACcttggttgttaataggacgataAACAATTACAAACCAAACTGATCAGTATAAATGCGCTGAGAGTTCAACGAAAACGATGAATTAgcgtttgtttgttttgtccaTGTATGGCTTCCTTTAAgtggggtttttgtttttgttttcagaagGCAAATGAAAGAGATTTCTGCCGATTTTACTCTCTTTCGTTTTATTAACGTATACGATGTCGTTCTGTGCCTCCTTACAACCAATCCGTACTATTTTGACAAGatgtaaacatgtaaaatacaaataaataatggtTGATTTCCCACTCAGTCGACGGTCCGAGTTTTCTATAACCTGTTAGAAATTAAAGAAGGaaataatatcacatcatatcTATATAGGTCCTATGCAAAATTTGATTCTTCGTCTATTTTCTATAGCTCTATAGTTGCAAAGCAGTCTTACTCACCTCATTCACATTTGCCATGCGTGTTCCGGCCGGTATGCCGTAAGTCTCAAATCTCGCCCGTCCATAGAGGTATCCGCCAAATACTACTATAGGAGAGATATGGTATACAGCGTGATATCCGTCTGATACTTCCACATATCCACCCACCAGATCAGTACCAGGGATATCAACAAACTCCGTACTGCTTGGCAGGACGTCATTGTCCACTCTAATACCTGACCGCTGGTCAGACTTAACGACAAACAGGAAGAAGTTCTGGTAGGTCCCCCAAGTGAACCGTGGCGTATTAAATCTATACTCTGACTCGTATTGTTCCACCGGTGTAATCAACATCATGGCAGGGTCATGTTTGTCTGTGTGGTCATTGGCATCTTGGCTATGCACAAACTGAACTACCATAACGGCTTTATTCGACAGAAAGGAACAATACTTCTCAAATGTTATATGCAGATGCACAAAATCTCCAGAGTTATGTAATGTTTTCTCGTAGTTCATCCTATTACCGAAACGGTCCGAACACTTTACTGTAAGAATAGTGTTTGTAGAACTAGCAACAACTTTATAGAAATCTCCAACTTTTCTTCCTGGGATAGGAACTGAAGCAAACTTTGAACCCCATTTATTTACTGGGGTCAAATATTCAACCAAATGATCACTAGACCTAGTTCCATTTCCTATATTTGTTCTCTTATTACCACTTAGGAACCCTACTGGTTTGTCTGTGCCGATGAGGGATCCAGTCAGATCGCCTTTACTCTGTATCTGTACCGAATCAAATTTATCAATCGAGATAAGTATTGTGTCACCTGGCTCATACGTGGTGTTATCAAACTGTACAACATCAGCGTTTGGATTGGTAGAAAGTGTTATTTTAACTTCTGTATTATCTTCTGTGCCAATAACAACAAACTGTGAAGGATACCATGTCGGGAAATAGCTTACAGCATAATACTTCGTCCCCAATGCCGGTTCAGGGATGGCAAGAAAGGCGTCATTTGTGTAAGTCTCGCGGTTTACCGCTATAACCACTACCTCACCGGTTGATTGAACTAGAATGCCCTTTGGTGCTACCTCTGTATTGTCAAGGCGAATCAAATTGTTGAATGTCACTTTCACATAATCTTCCTTTTGTATTGTTCGACTTTCAGAGAGTGTGTAACCAAGGAAAAGGGGTGCACTGACGTCAACTGTCACAGGCACATCAACAGCATTCATAATAAAAAGTTCCAAATCCTGAGGATAATTTCCAGTGTAATGGTTGTCCGAAAAAGCTACGAAAAACGTTTTCCCTCGGTTTCTGATCCCATCACATAAACCTGAAACGAGATAGGACTTGATAGTATTTCTTCTGTAAGCAAAACATGACGGGTTATTAACTCGTTATTATCTTTAAGTCTTCTATCGAATTTACCACTGTAAATAAGAAAGAAACTATCGTCAGAACGTATACTACGAAATACTAGACGACCATACCCTTATGTCACCAATATTCGAAGATGGGCTATCCAtttttggagtgggacgactgattCTCTCGTTCTCGGTATAATATGACCGGTTTGGATGCCTGCTGGGGTAACACTATACAGTCGACATCCGGTTCGCACACTTTCAAAAGAGGTGACAAACACGAACGTAACGCATCATCCAAAGCAACCACACATTGACCAGTATCTTTAACACAAGagaagccgtccttaaatgaccttaactgaCAGGAAGTAAACCAgcgcaaaacaaaacaagaggcacaTCGGTCTTAACGGTCATCTAATTTAACAGACTCtgatactattgtagtatacgTAGTCAAAAGCATT
It includes:
- the LOC117341916 gene encoding uncharacterized protein LOC117341916, yielding MNAVDVPVTVDVSAPLFLGYTLSESRTIQKEDYVKVTFNNLIRLDNTEVAPKGILVQSTGEVVVIAVNRETYTNDAFLAIPEPALGTKYYAVSYFPTWYPSQFVVIGTEDNTEVKITLSTNPNADVVQFDNTTYEPGDTILISIDKFDSVQIQSKGDLTGSLIGTDKPVGFLSGNKRTNIGNGTRSSDHLVEYLTPVNKWGSKFASVPIPGRKVGDFYKVVASSTNTILTVKCSDRFGNRMNYEKTLHNSGDFVHLHITFEKYCSFLSNKAVMVVQFVHSQDANDHTDKHDPAMMLITPVEQYESEYRFNTPRFTWGTYQNFFLFVVKSDQRSGIRVDNDVLPSSTEFVDIPGTDLVGGYVEVSDGYHAVYHISPIVVFGGYLYGRARFETYGIPAGTRMANVNEPCSRSTTIAGDVVDNDCDGFIDEELPNALDDDGDGEIDEDCAVPTSPIDGNWASWSGWGTCSITCTSDINPSGQSVRIRTCSEPTPKYDGKTCSGNGEEYLTCTPDRCPPVNGSWSDWSPWSDCTGCVSSFTPTIGSLTRVRTCTNPSPAFGGLECPADDLSEESDTCSCPIDGKWSNWEPWNHCSMTCNPYTGSDLIITGTHTRSRSCSDPFPQHGGIPCDGNYRDTESCQNNTSCPGSTDGIWATWGSWTECVRIRQRTCNNPAPYGTGIECMGENNQTTNCSSEAGPTEAAPTVPPTQCSCPVPTATNVTPSFPSPPPPEELAKILQDLNIQLRRNKKETSRYKRSLVSASDPRGSSKAMGLLMISIIVIGLLGFMLMDLDRLCRFLREREPVGVI